The following coding sequences are from one Pseudopipra pipra isolate bDixPip1 chromosome 16, bDixPip1.hap1, whole genome shotgun sequence window:
- the LOC135423205 gene encoding cytochrome P450 3A29-like, which translates to MHLLPSFSPVTWLLLVAFLCLVALYGIWPYRTFKKLGIPGPRPLPFLGTFLEYRHGVHHFDQVCFEKYGKIWGFYDGRQPVLAVLDPILIKNILVKECYSIFTNRRNFGLNGLLESALNMAADEQWKRIRTVLSPTFTSGKLKEMFHIINHYGEKLVKNIEKKVANDEFVTAKDIFGAYSMDVVASTSFSVNVDSMGNPNDPFLTNIKRFLKFRFLSPLFMLLVLFPFVIPVLEKMKVTLLPSDVMNFFKDVFTKMKKEREKSSSTDRVDFLQLMIESQNSQDGSKSAEADWDKTLSDEEILAQALIFVFAGYETTSSTLSYIAYNLAIHPDVQQRLQDEVDAYLPSKATPTYDAITQMEYLDMVVNESIRLYPAGGRLERVCKQTVEISGVTIPKDMVVMIPAFVLHRDPQYWPDPDEFRPERFSKENKESLDPYTFLPFGAGPRNCIGMRFALLVVKVAVVVLLQNFFFRTCRDTPIPLVLDSKGFMQPKKPIVLKMVPRGQADLKK; encoded by the exons ATGCACCTCCTGCCCAGCTTCTCCCCCGTCACCTGGCTGCTCCTCGTCGCCTTCCTTTGCCTCGTGGCCCT CTATGGGATATGGCCCTACCGGACCTTCAAGAAGCTGGGAATTCCTGGTCCACGGCCTCTGCCCTTTCTGGGAACTTTCCTGGAGTACCGGCAT ggAGTCCACCATTTTGATCAGGTGTGCTTTGAAAAGTATGGAAAAATCTGGGG GTTTTATGATGGCAGGCAGCCTGTGCTGGCTGTTTTGGACCCCATCCTCATCAAAAACATCCTGGTGAAAGAGTGCTACTCCATTTTTACTAATCGCCGG AACTTTGGTCTGAACGGGCTCTTGGAGTCGGCCCTCAACATGGCTGCAGATGAGCAGTGGAAGAGGATTCGTACAGTGCTGTCTCCAACCTTCACCAGTGGGAAGCTGAAGGAG ATGTTCCATATCATTAATCACTATGGTGAAAAATTAGTGAAAAACATTGAGAAGAAAGTGGCTAATGATGAATTCGTGACCGCAAAGGA CATTTTTGGAGCCTACAGCATGGATGTGGTGGCCAGCACTTCTTTCAGTGTCAATGTTGACTCCATGGGCAACCCCAATGACCCCTTTCTCACCAACATTAAGAGATTTCTCAAGTTCCGTTTCCTGAGTCCTCTGTTCATGCTCTTAG tGTTGTTCCCCTTTGTTATCCCTGTGCTGGAAAAGATGAAGGTGACTCTGTTACCCTCAGACGTCATGAACTTCTTTAAGGATGTCTTCACAAAAATGAAGAAGGAACGggaaaagagcagcagcacg GACCGGGTTGATTTCCTGCAGCTCATGATTGAATCCCAGAACTCGCAGGATGGCTCCAAGTCTGCTGAGGCCGACTGGGACAAAA CATTAAGTGATGAAGAGATTCTGGCCCAGGCTCTTATCTTTGTCTTTGCTGGTTATGAGACCACCAGCTCCACCCTCAGCTACATAGCCTACAACCTGGCCATCCACCCTGACGTGCAGCAGCGACTCCAGGATGAAGTCGATGCATACCTGCCCAGCAAG gcCACTCCCACGTACGACGCCATCACACAGATGGAGTACCTCGACATGGTGGTGAACGAATCCATCCGGCTCTACCCCGCCGGGGGCCGACTCGAGAGGGTCTGCAAGCAGACGGTGGAGATCAGTGGTGTGACTATTCCAAAGGACATGGTGGTCATGATCCCAGCCTTTGTGCTGCACCGTGACCCGCAGTACTGGCCAGATCCCGATGAGTTCAGGCCTGAGAG GTTCAGTAAAGAGAACAAAGAGAGTCTTGACCCCTACACCTTCCTGCCATTCGGGGCTGGCCCCAGGAACTGCATAGGAATGAGGTTTGCTCTCCTTGTTGTAAAAGTGGCTGTGGTCGTCCTGTTGCAAAACTTCTTCTTCAGAACCTGCAGAGACACACCG ATCCCGCTGGTTCTGGACTCGAAAGGTTTCATGCAGCCAAAGAAGCCCATCGTCCTGAAGATGGTCCCCAGAGGCCAGGCTGACCTGAAGAAgtga